The Streptomyces aurantiacus genome includes a region encoding these proteins:
- the cysD gene encoding sulfate adenylyltransferase subunit CysD, with protein MTTTVADVSEEETGSPYALSHLDALESEAVHIFREVAGEFERPVVLFSGGKDSIVMLHLALKAFAPAAVPFSLLHVDTGHNFPEVLEYRDRTVKKHGLRLHVASVQEYIDRGALKERPDGTRNPLQTVPLTEKIQAERFDAVFGGGRRDEEKARAKERVFSLRDEFSQWDPRRQRPELWNLYNGRHAPGEHVRVFPLSNWTELDVWQYIAREGIELPEIYFAHEREVFQRAGMWLTAGEWGGPKGSESVETRLVRYRTVGDMSCTGAVDSDATTLDAVITEIAASRLTERGATRADDKMSEAAMEDRKREGYF; from the coding sequence ATGACGACGACCGTCGCCGATGTCTCCGAGGAGGAGACCGGCAGCCCGTACGCGCTGAGCCACCTGGACGCTCTGGAGTCCGAGGCGGTGCACATCTTCCGCGAGGTGGCGGGCGAGTTCGAGCGGCCGGTGGTCCTCTTCTCGGGCGGCAAGGACTCCATCGTCATGCTGCACCTGGCGCTGAAGGCGTTCGCCCCGGCGGCGGTGCCCTTCTCGCTGCTGCACGTCGACACCGGGCACAACTTCCCGGAGGTCCTGGAGTACCGCGACCGCACGGTGAAGAAGCACGGGCTGCGGCTGCACGTCGCCTCCGTGCAGGAGTACATCGACCGCGGCGCCCTCAAGGAGCGCCCGGACGGCACCCGCAACCCGCTGCAGACCGTGCCGCTCACGGAGAAGATCCAGGCCGAGCGGTTCGACGCCGTGTTCGGCGGCGGGCGCCGGGACGAGGAGAAGGCCCGGGCCAAGGAGCGGGTGTTCTCGCTGCGGGACGAGTTCTCGCAGTGGGACCCGCGCCGTCAGCGGCCCGAGCTGTGGAACCTCTACAACGGCCGGCACGCGCCCGGAGAGCACGTCCGCGTGTTCCCGCTGTCCAACTGGACCGAGCTGGACGTGTGGCAGTACATCGCCCGCGAGGGCATCGAGCTTCCGGAGATCTACTTCGCGCACGAGCGTGAGGTGTTCCAGCGCGCGGGCATGTGGCTGACCGCCGGTGAGTGGGGCGGCCCGAAGGGGAGCGAGTCGGTCGAGACCCGCCTCGTCCGCTACCGGACCGTCGGCGACATGTCCTGCACGGGCGCCGTCGACTCGGACGCCACCACGCTGGACGCCGTGATCACCGAGATCGCCGCCTCCCGGCTCACCGAGCGGGGCGCCACCCGCGCCGACGACAAGATGTCCGAGGCCGCGATGGAAGACCGCAAGCGCGAGGGGTACTTCTAG